Genomic DNA from Ornithorhynchus anatinus isolate Pmale09 chromosome 14, mOrnAna1.pri.v4, whole genome shotgun sequence:
TAATTTTGGAAAGAGCTTTGTCATTTAAGCCTGAAAATCATATGGTGTTCTCTCTGTGATCAGGAAAGCATCCAGGTAAACAAAATTTGCTTATTGATTTAATTGCTAGTTTGTGGTCCGAAAACTATTTTTGTGCACCAGTATCGTAGAGATCTTGATCATAATAGCCTTGAATGCTCTCAGCTTCAGTGCCTTCTTTTCGGCCCCAACAACCTAGCATCTAGTCCTCAACTGCATCATTGGCATAGTGGGCAGTGAGGTGGCATGTCTGAACCCCCAGTAGAGTGGTGCTTACAGGCTTTGGCTCAACCTTAGACAGCCCCAGTAATATGCCAGAAGCAACTGCCGGTTTCAAATTGCCTTGATTTCATGGAAAGGTAAATACATTTTAAGCTATAGCAAGAAATCAGTGTGGTGAAACGTGATAAGCGAGACCATTTGCTACTTCTCCTAGAAGGGATCTCCTTGATAGGTGATTTAACTAGAACTCCTGGACAAGTTTTCCCACCCTGGCATAAATTAAAGTGTTGAGACTTTGGATAGAATTGTGAATTAGCTCCATGGAAAATAATTTGTCATTCTTATTTTCTCTGATATACCTGCAGCAGGAAGGAATTTAAAAGGAGACAGTTCTTATTCCAGAGCACTTTTGCTACTCTACTTATCTGCTTGCTATATTTTAGCTTTTTTATTAACTAAACATTCTTATGTCTCTTTTGGCTTTGATAAAAGCCAACTTGAATGACTTGTATAATAAATATAAACTTAAAGGGGAAGAGGAGTTAAATAAGTAATTCTGAGCTTTAATGAAAATGACTCACTAAATATTTTGTGTATTGATTTAAAGCAATGCTATTAGTAAGAAAACAGATTATTTTCTCCATTTACAGGTTTCTGAAGGTTTGTCCTTTTTACACAGCAGTGTGAAAATGGTTCATGGAAATCTTACTCCTGAAAATCTGATTTTAAACAAAAGTGGAGCTTGGAAAATTATGGGGTTTGATTTTTGTATTCCATCTACAAATCCCTCTGAACAAGAGGTAATGAGACTGTCATTATTTTCGTTAAAAATAATTTATGGTGACTACATTTGAAGTTAGGTATTGGTTTAGGTTtcttatgtaataatgttggtatttgttaagcgcttactatgtgccgagcactgttctaagcgccggggtagacacaggggaatcaggttgtcccacgtggggctcgcagtcttaatccccatttgacagatgaggtaactgaggcaccgagaagttaagtgacttgcccaaagtcacacagctgacaagtggccgaggcgggattcgaacccgtgacctctgactccaaaacccggactctttccgctgagccacgctgcttctcagcgtgtgtGTTTCAGGAAACagatggtggtaataatagtgttttttgagtgcccacttggtatGGTACACTGTATCAGTTGTTTGTGAAGTACAGGGTATagaagtggcacattccctggccacgaggagcttacagtccgcaAATATACGCACCTCTTTTTTTCTTAGCAGTAATGCTATTCCATAATGATATTGAACGCCTAATGAGTGCATCACagtatcctaagtgcttgggaaatggcATCAAAAGCTAAGTACACAGCCCCTGCTTATGATAGAGTGGGTTTCCTTATTCAGTGTTTCACAGGAACATCAGTTTTGCAAATATCCAAAGATATTCTACCTTCAAACCATTTGGCATCTCACAGAAAACCTTCGCAAGCCCTTCCGCTCTTCCCATTCTTTTCTGTTAGAtggtcctcaagactgtaagcatcttgtggccagggactatatctgtcaACTCTGCATTTTAGCCTTttgagtatttagtacagtgctctgcacatagtaagtgttcagtaaatgccattgattgattgtgcatcTGCATTTTGATAATGTGCCTGGTATCGAATAATAGGGCAGTGTCAGTGGTGCGTCAGAAGGGCATCTTCACCCCTTGTTCTTTGGAGAAGGTATGAGACAGAGCCTCATACATCTCTTGTGAGGTAACtttggagaagtagtgtgaccttgggagtgtGAAGCCCCTTGTTCTagctcagctctgacacttgtctgctgtgtgaccttgggcgaggctctaaacttctctgtggctaaattacctcatcttgtaaaatggggattaagacggtgagcccaaagtgggacatgcactgtgtctaacctgattatcttgtatctttcccagtgattaatagagttcctggcacgcagtgagtgcttaacaaagaacattaaaaaaaaaaaaagaaaaaaaagagcaggCCATTGTcctgcttttctctctttcccttcctccccctcttgctTTTTCTTGCTGTTGCTGCCTAGACAGAAGCACCAAAAGCACAGATATAAGTGGTTACTACACTGAGTATCAGTAATGTGATGAGTGCgcctccaacccgatttcctttggGCCACATCCAACTTATTTATTAGGTCTGCAATAAATATCGTGATTAAAATGGGGTATAGGATGTTATttgaatttaaaatatttaaccTTTACTTTTTTTACTGTTTGTCTTTGTAGCCCAAGTTCCCTTGTAAAGAGTGGGATCCAAATTTACCGTCCTTATGCCTTCCAAATCCTGAATATTTGGCCCCAGAGTACATACTTTCCGTGAGCTGTGAGACCGCCAGTGATATGTACTCTTTAGGAGCTGTTGTATATGCTGTGTTTAATAAAGGAAAACCTATCTTTGAAGTCAACAAACAAGATATATATAAGAGTTTCAGTAGACAGTTGGATCAGGTACTTTCTCTGCctaaaaatatttttgttttgaGTAAATATTGAGAATACAATAAATTTATTAGGTGTCTATGCTCACTTtccaaaatatcatttttaaaggaaAGATCTGAAATGATAGAACATGTTAGCATTCCTTAAAAATGCATGGCTTGTAACTTAGTTTTATAGTTACTAGTTTGCTAGTCACTGTAATGGTTCCCTAAAAATGAATTGTACTTTTATGGACAAGATTTCATTTTAGCAATTTGTTACATTGCATATAGTTCATAAAATCGAGAGGGTGTGCAAGAACCTGGGAATTGAAGACATGGCCACAATCCTTCAGGTGCTGCAGAGAGCCAAAAAAGAGAATTTCCAAATTTGTAATTGTCTTTTGcaaaaaaagcattaaaaaagAACAAAGGCTCACTTTGAATTGAAAGTATATCATTTATTTAAACTTTTCATAGACATTTCTGCATTTATGATCAGTATCTAATTCTTTTGATAGCTGAGTCGTTTAGGATCCAGTTCACTTTTGAATATACCGGAGGAAGTCCGTGAACATGTAAAGTTACTGCTAAATGTAACTCCAACTGTCAGACCAGATGCCGATCAAATGACAAAAGTGAGTGCCAAGAAACCACTCCAAGGTGCAGCAATGTAGTTGAAATGGTTTGGCTTTTTTTAACCACAGAAGATATCATCGAGGATGTTCGGTGATTGTGAAATACATAAAATGACTTGAAAATGTTGTTAGCAAATATGTTAGTCTGACGGCTAGTTTTTTAAAAGATTAATATTAAATACAATGTATTTGGATAACTGGATTATGAATATTAATATCAATCATGTAACAATTTGGGGGAAGAATGCTTGGGCCTTTGACTGATAGAATCAAAATATGACATTTATGGTTTTGTTTTgatttcattttacattttagtGCTCAAAATGGATGCATATGAGTTGTACTCAAAAACTGAGATACTGATGATATTATAGCCAAGCCTCGTGCAGTCACAGCCACTAGAGTAAATATGTGGAAACCCCAGGGCTCTGCTAAacaaaataattataaataacatcataattgtggtattaagtgcttaataggtgccaaacactgttctaagcactggggtaaatacaagataggttcCAGGTGAGGCTCATATTTGTGAGTAGGAAGAGGAATGGTATtgtttgactctccattttacatatgagggaactgaggcccagaggagttaagtgacttgagcaaagtcacacagaagccaagtggcagagccagatagaACCTAGgtgttctgaatcccaagcccaacCTCATtctactaggtcaccctgcttctcctagagGGTTTTATGGTTGATTTTCAGTTAATTACAGCTAAAATGAGCTGAAAAATCTATCATTAAACCTGCCCCACAAAACGTGAGTTCCCTCCTACTCGTGCTGCTGATCTTCCACTCTTGTCCCTGTCTCTTACTTAGTAGCAGACTCCAggcttagtgtggctcagtggaaagagcccgggcttgggagtcagaggtcatgggtttgaatcctagctctgccacttgtcagctgtgtgactgtgggcaagtcacttaacttctctgtgcctcaggtacctcatctgtaaagtggggattaagactgcgagcctcatgtgggacaacctgattgccctgtatctaccccagcacttagaacagtgctctgcacatagtaagcgcttaacaaataccaacattattattattattatttcctggccTCCAGATTGCTcctccttctcactttacctgaCAGAGCTCCGAactctgtctccacctctccctgctcACCTTCCTGTAGGagtgatgctgctgcttctgctcctctgaGGTTGGGCTCTGGGAGAAGATTTTACTCTCTACCCATGCCCTCAGGGAGGAAGCTTCGTTTAAAGGGCAAGGCCATTTTGGGGCTGTGAACTTTAAGACATTATAGTACATATCGTCACAGTAGCAGAGGATATGGGGCACTCAGCTGATATTCCAACAACCAGGCAAGAATGtcttaaaaaaaattaggttGTACTGTTTTTTTCCAGGATTTGTATACTTTTCTGTACATGTTATTAAAGACTCACATGTTCTAAGGCAAGCTAATAATCTGCCATGTGACAGTAGAGAAGAAGAgttcttcctcattttacaactgCTCTAAATAAAGGTTGCTGTGGGAATTACTTAGAGGTTTGGGATAATAGTCCACTGAAGCACTATTTATGAAGGACCATTATCTTATAGGCACACTGGTAATGAGCAATCTAAGGAGAGGTGAGCTGTTTTGAGAGGTTAATCACTTATTCATTGGTTCACCGATTTTTTGAACTTGGAGATTTTTCCACATtcaagcattctataaatacaatttataTGGTAATCTCAAAGATAGAATTTAGAGAGAGGTTTGCAGATAGGACACTGAGCtaaaagattctttttttttatcatttactTATATTTCCCCTTTTGACATTTTTAAATCTGTGCTTATTCCCTTCATATTGATAGGCAAAATTTGtctgggaggaaatgggattgaTTTGCATGATTTCTCAAAGTGTGCTTGGTTACATCTTTGTatctttttctaaaacatcttttTACTCTCTTTTTGTAGATTCCTTTCTTTGATGATGTTGGGGCAGTCACCCTACAATATTTTGATTCCTTGTTCCAAAGAGACAATCTTCAGAAGTCACAATTTTTTAAGGGACTGCCAAAAATTCTACCAAAATTACCGAAGGTTTGCTTTCATTATTACTCCTATTGCAGCTCAGCATTAATATTTAAAGCTAACTTTTAAGCCTATGAGTGATTAGGCCTCAAAATGATTAAGAATTTTATTTTGCTTAGCTTGAGATGATAGACCCCAGAGTTAttactggcatttattgatcagtgAGAGTGATCAAAATTTTCTGACACAAATAGTCTTCAGGTAGTATGTTTTTTAATTGTTAGGGTTGGGAAATTGATAGTGTTAAAGCTTGTTAAAGCCCACTTTGTTTTGCAACGTAAAATTAAGTGGATTTTTATGTTAAATTCTCTCCCTGAGGAGCGTATATAAAATTAGGAGAAGTGGTATTTTCTCTATTGAAAGGCAGTTAATTTCATTGTTCAGTGCCTTAACCTTGTCTGGTATTTTTAATGTGTCTACTACTCGGTGTCATTTCAAGTCATGTCAACAGTACACCAAGTGGgctttttgaaaatgttttccaGAAGGAAATTTGTATCATAATCCCGTGTATAAACATTTCCATTGCAGCTGAGAAATCAAGGATTCATGCAGTTTGGTGACAGCCCTTCCATATTGTTGGTCATCTGTCAGATCATCTCTAATAGGGTTTATGTAACTGGATGTAAAGAGTATACATTTAGAAGGGAGGCAGTTTGTTCTTAATTTGATATCTCTGGGAATATAGCAGTATTAATTTTTAAAACTATAGCACATTATGTGTATTTGGTTGTATTTCCAAAGACAGAGGAGAGATTCCTTCACACAAACTCATGGGTCATTGAAATTAAACACTGTGGTACAGAAAGATTCTCAGGAATCATGTGGAAGGACCAATTGGTTTGTTGTGGTAATCCTACAGAGATTTGTAGTAGGATGACAGAGGTGTTCTTGGCCAAGAAAGAAGTCATTCTCTCTGGCATAGTCATGTGCCTCATATCCTACATATCCCCTACAGTCTGAGAGAATTTCCATATTAATACGAACACATAATTTTATTACTCAGACAGCTCCAACCAAAGGTATATACAGCCCTCtgcggccctcccctcccccaaaagcaAATTGTCCTTAGGTGAAAAACACCTTTGGGATTGTATTAAAAGTTTCAGGCCACTAGGGTAGGTAGCTTTTAATGTGCAAAACCAAAAAGTAAACAGTGCCTCTGCCCCAAAAGAGTTAACATTCTCCCCAAGTGTTTCATTATTAAATGAGAAGCTGctgcaattcattttaacatTTTATTTCAAAATTAATATTTGGAAATATATATCTAATAAAATGTTTGTTTTCCTCCTTTAGCGAGTTGTAGTACAAAGAATTTTGCCTTGCTTGACTTCTGAGTTTGTGAACCCTGACATGGTACCTTTTGTTTTACCTAATGTTCTACTTATTGCTGAAGAATGCACCAAAGAAGAATATGTCAGATTGATTCTACCTGATCTTGGCCCTGTCTTTAAGCAGCAAGAACCAATCCAGGTGTGGAAATAGTTTTGTTGTTGTGGTGTTTGTTTGACCTAACATTTTTTTAACTCCTGGAAGAAACCCTAATGAATTCCAGTGGCATGTGTTCTTTCATCATTTcacattttcttccccttcctgccaGAGGTCATTTTGACTGATGCTTATTCCTGCCACCGttattcatcccatcccctcagcacctgtgtacatatctttaaattatatactataaattctttattcatattaatatctttctccccttctcaactgttatctcgttatgggcagggaacctgtctgctagttctgttatattgtactttgccaaagttcttagtacagtgctctgcacatagtaaccactgaaatatcaccgatcgattgTGTAGTGTATAACATTGACAATCGGTCGAGGTATAGTTTGTATAAATTTACAGGTAAATGTACTCCGTGTTGCTAGAGAGTAAACTAGGAATATAAGTTATTTCACTGCCATTTAAATGGGTGTCAGAGAAGACTGTACTTTCATCACCCCTCCAAATGTGCTGTCACAGTTGGGACAGAAAGAACAAGATCAAATTGGATTGAGCCAGGGCCTTCTCTACTCATGGCATTGCTTATGTTAGtcttgattaccacatcagcctctcccttctccagtccgtgCATCATTCCGCTGTCCATGTCATCTCTCTCAAAATCATGAtagtacacatctccccactcatgaAGCCTCAGTTTTTGTATCAACTAGAATCTCTTCACCATTGCTttaagtgctgagtacactgctctacacacaataagctttGAGAAAGTTCAGTGATTTAAGGTACTCAGCCAACTCTCAGCACTACCTATTCtcagccctttgctcttcccatcaGTCCATATACTTCACTCTAATACCAGTTGACTCACTGagcctcactcttgtctctctcaccatctaTCCTGCCTggtatcccctctcccttcacatttgacagactTCTACTCTTAGCATCTTCAAACcactactaaaatcacatgtccccCAGGCAACCTTCTCCAAGAAATCTCTCATTTTCACACTCAATTTTCCCTCTTACTccatcacctattcacttgagtctgtaccccctaCAGTACAGTATATGCAGCTTTCTCTATCTTTAATGTTTTTAAAATATCTGTgtctctcactagattgtaagcctctattgtactctcccaagtgcttaatggtctgcacacaataagcactcagtaaatactcatgaCTGATTATGTTTAAAGCTTAAAACAGAGAGCTCATAGTGGATTACCGGAACTAATTAAGCCATATCCTGAAGTTCAAATCAAAAACATTATGATGCATATTGATTGAATTGTTTTcagaaattaaataaaatatttgGTTTGTCTTTCTTTGATTTTCATGCTTTCAGGCTAGCAACATGGTAAGTGTAAATATAACTTTTGTATAGTAAGGAACTTTAATGAAACTATTTTAAATATTCACACTGAATGTCTTAGTGAACATTTTGAAGATTACAAAGATAAAAATCTTTAATTTTTTCAATTCAGATTTTGTTAATTTTCCTACAAAAAATGGATTTGCTACTAACCAAAACACCGCCTGATGAAATCAAAAATAGTGTTCTTCCAATGGTTTACAGAGCCTTAGAAGCACCGTCCATTCAAATTCAGGTAGAGTAACTGATTTATGATCTCTTTTATGAAACTGAACCAGAGTGGGATTTGCGCTTCCGCAATTGGCTGAGAAGCCCAGACGACTCCTAGAATCTCCCAATAACTTCTGAAAATTGTAGCTGAAGCCACTCGCTTTGTACTCTGGGATTTATGATATGCcttgtccctcctcccctgaATTCTGCCAAGATTTTAGCCAGGACTTTTGAAATAAAGTCAGAATTACTTTTAAAAGCATAATCTATCTTGTAGTTCCTAAAAAAGGCATTCTGTTGATCCCATCTGATTTGACCTCGTTGAAAGGGGTTTGGGGATATTATtgtaaagttaataataattgcatttctgTTTTCAATTAAAATAGCATTTTTCCAGAAGTTTCAAGATCTCCATTAAATGGAGCTCTCTAATACTTAATAATACTAAAATGTATTTGATTTTTTCGGAACCCAGTTTTCTCAGTGCCCAAATTTATTCTCTGGTAATTTAAGATTAGGCCCTTGGAAATATACCAAATAATTTTAGAAGTGGGGGAATTGAACTCAGGTTTTATAAAAAAGTAATTAAGAATAGTAACGCAAGAGAGTATTTGATGAACCTACTCGATTCAAATATCCATTTCTTCGGCCAGAAGTCTGCTTAGCTAGCTAAAGGGAAGATCATTAGCAGGTAGGTAATCAGAGGCCTTTGCAGCTTTAAaaaaagtaggggaaaagataccctactctctgccaggcctgtctcttcctcttctaaGAAAATACTGGCAGTCCTGACTCATCCCCTTCTAAGAATATACTGGGGTACTCTAAGAAGTTGGTTAATAATTacgtggtgtttgctaagtgcttactgtgtgccaagcactgcagtaaatgctagggtcaatacaagataatcaagtaataGTCCCTGTGCTACAGGGTGCTcatagtcaagtaggagggagaacaagtatgactccccatttccagatgaggaaactgaggcacagaggtaactgacttgccaaagatcacccagcagggaaattgcagatctaggattagaacccaggtcctcttgtttTTCCAgtgttccttctctgtctctcttcctctgggaTAGTGAAGTAGCTCCTACACTGGGCCATTGGGGGCCAAGGGTGTGTTTTTTGGAGTGGGCTAGTTTGGAGCAGAGTAatattattttctcctttttgtATCTTGGAGCAAAGATGTTTGCTTGAAGAGGGAAAATGGGCCTTAGTGAAAATACTGTTATTAATTGATGGCAACAATTTAAGTAAATCATCTGATCGATTTTAATATTGTCacagaaataaaaaaaactattagaaaatatttttattgACATAAGATTAATGCAGAGATCTTTCCTTCACAGGAACTCTGCCTGAACATCATTCCAACATTTGCAAACCTTATAGATTATCCCTCTATGAAAAATTCTTTGATTCCAAGAATTAAAAATGCCTGTTTACAGACTTCCTCTCTTGCAGTAAGTAAATGGTTTTTCATCATCAACTAGTTCTAAGTTTAGATCTttattcccttttttttaaaaaaaaattcattgagTTTTGAAACCTTTGGAATAGTATTTGTTTTTATGAGTCCCTTTCTTTTAAGCAAGGAACTTGATGATAGCAGCCAAGCTAGAGGAACTGCAATATTGTGTCATTATGTGGGCCTCTCTGTCATGCACTTAATTATAGTGAATTTTATACAACCCAGTTGTGGCATGTATACCAATGAAAATTTCCTTTCCAATTCAATGGTTTTCTGCCTGAGAACTCCATTGTAAGACTAATTACTTAATCTGTTCCTGAAGGTTAGTTGTGAATAACTGGGTAATAATTGGGGGCTTGCATTTTGTGTGGGTATTTTAAATGCCATCTCTAAAATGTTCAAACTGGGACTTTGAATAAAAGTAAATAATAGCTGATTTATTCTACAAAGAGAGAGTTTGTATTtaaagtaattttattttatttcaacaTAATAATCTACTTTGGAATAAAACATTTTGCAGAGGGAAGGCTGGTATCACTGCATCAGTTCTCTCTAGAACCTAAAAAGAACAAATTAAAATGGTCTATTTTCATGATACTACATTGCTGATAAAATCTGATGTGTTCTCATGTTTTTATGTTCAGCTTTTTTTTATGACTTGGCCTTTTCATAATCGCCTACTTTTAAAAAGctctatttcattcaatcgcatttactgagtgcttattgtgtggaaagcactgtactaagcgctgggaaagtacagttcagcaatagagagaaacaatccctgcccacaccaggcttacagtctaggctgtAAAAAATATAATGGTATGTTAAATGCAAATAATGTTAGTTTTATTATATAACCTAGCATATTTAAAATTTaacatatattttaaattatatatgctCTTATTAGGAATTTTACTCATAGCTGTTGTAATCTActgttatttatttctctttaatAGGTTCGTGTAAATTCATTAGTGTGCTTAGGAAAGATTTTGGAATACCTGGATAAATGGTTTGTACTGGATGACATTTTGCCCTTTCTACAGCAGATACCTTCCAAAGAACCTGCAGTTCTCATGGGAATTTTAGGTAGcgaaattttattcatttttttaaaaacctggATTTATATAGATTATAAGAAtctttctatttaaaaaaaaaatcagacaagcCTGGTCCAGCAAAGGCAATTAAACTCACTCACCACTTAATCTACTCCTTATCATGCAGGATGAATATAAACATCCTGATGTATATTTTTCTCAAAATTCAGATGAGCACACAttatttccccagctgtaaagtATGAGGCAGATtgagtttgtaatttattttacaatgGAAATGAACAAGTTTCCAGTCGTGGGCAGGGCTGGACTGTTTAAGCAGACATTTCACGCTAGACTCAAAACATACTTCTCCTCAGACTAAAACATTTATCCATATGCACCCGGGGGTCCTCTCACACCTCTCTTAGGGTATTCTTTTTTGGGTACTAATGATACATTGTAGGTTCTTCATCTCCTCATCTCAGGCTTAGCACAGGAGAATTACAATTTTTCCTGACACGTAACCACTCCATCTTGGCCTGAGACCAGCCAGCTCCTCCTTGTCTCCACTGACTGGTAATCATTTCAGGTGGCCATTTCCTTTAAAGTTTGACGCTTCCTTTGCAATGTAAGATGCAGTGGAGACCTGTCTCCATTGTTAAGGCAAGCAGAAAGCTTATTTACCTTCCTACATTCACAGTTGTAGCAGTACAGCCCACTTAGTTATGTTCATAAACACATTGTATTGCTTGCTGCTACTTAATAAAAATTAGTAGTATCATGGACTCTCACTCAAGTCAGTTAAAGTTAAATTATAACAAGATGCCAGTTTATCACCCATAACAAAAGTTTTAAGCCCAACATGGTGGTGTTCACCTACTTATTTACAAGTCTAGTATGAATTCTGCAAAAGCAAAGCAGACCCACTGAATAAAATTCCAACTTCATCTTTGGCAAGAACACCTTTTCACCAGGATACTTCCCAGAAGGTTCTTTTTGCGTGTATCTTTTCCATGAGAATACTGGCCAATTCTAGTTTACCATTGGCATTATGGGTAATATTGCCATCTTGGTCCCAGGTCTTAGTGTCCAAATAATATCCAAACCGTTCAAATGTGGGCTTATGGTGAAGATGAAATTACTCTGAATATGCATCAGCCTCACCATTCTTCTTTGCTTAGACGTCAGCATTCATATGTATACACTTAGGACAGAGTTATGTCTATATTTTGATATGTTAATTTATCTGTAGGTTTTTTAACTACATTGTTTGAATTTGTAATTTTGTGTGTTAGGGATTTACAAGTGTACATTTACTCACAAGAAGTTGGGAATCACCAAAGAGCAGCTAGCTGGAAAAGTTCTGCCTCATCTAATTCCTCTTAGCATCGAAAACAATCTTAATCTCAATCAGGTAGGACTACCATCATTTCTTTGGTTTAAGTGTTCAGGGCAGGCCATACACATGGAGATTGG
This window encodes:
- the SCYL2 gene encoding SCY1-like protein 2 isoform X3; protein product: MAQKSQQSRDCLAFCTEPVFASLANVLGNWDNLPSTACPDIKDYQLYDVETKYGLLQVSEGLSFLHSSVKMVHGNLTPENLILNKSGAWKIMGFDFCIPSTNPSEQEPKFPCKEWDPNLPSLCLPNPEYLAPEYILSVSCETASDMYSLGAVVYAVFNKGKPIFEVNKQDIYKSFSRQLDQLSRLGSSSLLNIPEEVREHVKLLLNVTPTVRPDADQMTKIPFFDDVGAVTLQYFDSLFQRDNLQKSQFFKGLPKILPKLPKRVVVQRILPCLTSEFVNPDMVPFVLPNVLLIAEECTKEEYVRLILPDLGPVFKQQEPIQASNMILLIFLQKMDLLLTKTPPDEIKNSVLPMVYRALEAPSIQIQELCLNIIPTFANLIDYPSMKNSLIPRIKNACLQTSSLAVRVNSLVCLGKILEYLDKWFVLDDILPFLQQIPSKEPAVLMGILGIYKCTFTHKKLGITKEQLAGKVLPHLIPLSIENNLNLNQFNSFISVIKEMLHRLEAEHKTKLEQIHIMQEQQKSLNITNQISVSEETKVPNSGNQIDKVFTSMGTDILTGGSNGKENGLQTKQKRASLTLEEKQKLAKEQEQAQKLKSQQPLKPQSHTPVAPVKQTKDLTDTLMDNMSSLTSLSIGTPKVASSSFSSVPSMGIGMGFSSPIDNAKRNLTNGLNANMSFHSPGFNMGANTNQNLFSGAGTSAGISKMTVGTPSNLPNFNAMSSSAAVSQQTPQRPADMSALDSLFGPQKPKVSMNQLSQQKPNQWLNQFAPPQGSPGAGSSVMGTQMNMVGQPAFGIQGNPFFNPQNFAQPTNTITNSSSASNDLKDIFG